A single Dechloromonas denitrificans DNA region contains:
- the gltA gene encoding citrate synthase: MTTERKATLTIDGLAPVDFPIMSPTHGNDCVDIRTLGGKTGLFTYDSGFLSTASCKSTITFIDGDKGELLYRGYPIEQLAENCNFLEVTYLLKNGELPNAKQKSDFETTIKKHTMVHEQLTKFFSGFRRDAHPMAVMTGVVGALSAFYHDAMDFSDAEHRNISFNRLVAKLPTIVAMAYKYNTGAPFMYPDNDLDYTANFMRMMFGNPCEKYAPNPVLVNALDTIFTLHADHEQNASTSTVRLAGSSGANPFACIAAGIACLWGPAHGGANEACLQMLEQIGDVSRVGEYINRAKDKNDSFKLMGFGHRVYKNFDPRAKLMRKVCFEVLSELGLENDRLFKLAMELEKIALEDPYFVEKKLYPNVDFYSGIVQKAIGIPTEMFTCIFALARTVGWMTQWEEMITDPEYKIGRPRQLYIGAAKRNVVPLAQRG; encoded by the coding sequence ATGACGACCGAACGCAAGGCAACTTTGACAATCGATGGACTGGCGCCCGTCGATTTCCCGATCATGTCCCCGACGCACGGCAATGACTGCGTCGATATTCGTACGCTGGGCGGCAAGACCGGCTTGTTCACCTACGACTCCGGTTTCCTCTCCACCGCCAGCTGCAAGTCCACGATTACCTTCATCGACGGTGACAAAGGCGAGTTGCTGTATCGCGGTTACCCGATCGAACAACTGGCCGAAAACTGCAACTTCCTCGAAGTCACCTATCTGCTGAAGAATGGTGAGCTGCCGAACGCCAAGCAGAAGAGCGATTTCGAAACCACCATCAAGAAGCACACGATGGTGCATGAGCAACTGACCAAGTTCTTCTCCGGTTTCCGTCGCGATGCCCACCCGATGGCCGTGATGACCGGTGTGGTTGGCGCGCTGTCCGCCTTCTACCACGACGCGATGGACTTTTCCGATGCTGAACATCGCAATATCAGCTTCAATCGTCTGGTTGCCAAGCTGCCGACCATCGTCGCCATGGCTTACAAGTACAACACCGGCGCCCCGTTCATGTATCCGGACAACGATCTGGACTACACCGCCAATTTCATGCGCATGATGTTCGGTAACCCGTGCGAGAAATACGCGCCGAATCCGGTGCTGGTCAATGCGCTCGACACCATTTTCACGCTGCACGCCGATCACGAGCAGAACGCCTCGACCTCGACGGTGCGCCTGGCTGGTTCCTCCGGTGCCAACCCGTTCGCCTGTATCGCTGCCGGTATCGCTTGCCTGTGGGGCCCGGCGCACGGTGGGGCAAACGAAGCCTGTCTGCAGATGCTCGAACAGATCGGCGACGTTTCCCGTGTTGGCGAGTACATCAACCGCGCCAAGGACAAGAACGACTCCTTCAAGCTGATGGGTTTCGGTCACCGTGTCTACAAGAACTTCGATCCGCGTGCCAAGCTGATGCGCAAAGTTTGTTTCGAAGTCCTGTCCGAACTGGGCCTGGAAAACGATCGCCTGTTCAAGCTGGCCATGGAACTGGAAAAGATCGCTCTGGAAGATCCGTACTTCGTCGAGAAGAAACTCTACCCGAACGTCGACTTCTACTCCGGCATCGTCCAGAAGGCGATCGGCATTCCGACCGAAATGTTCACCTGTATCTTCGCGCTGGCCCGTACGGTTGGCTGGATGACGCAGTGGGAAGAAATGATCACCGATCCGGAATACAAGATCGGCCGGCCGCGCCAGCTGTACATCGGCGCCGCCAAGCGCAACGTGGTACCGCTCGCCCAACGCGGCTAA